The Salvelinus sp. IW2-2015 linkage group LG8, ASM291031v2, whole genome shotgun sequence genome window below encodes:
- the cox19 gene encoding cytochrome c oxidase assembly protein COX19 — protein sequence MSTAMNFSSKSFRPRAPDKGSFPLDHFGECKAFKEKFMKCLKDNRYDNSMCRLQSKDYLECRMDNQLMAKEPLEKLGFKDLMDKPSPENKEAKP from the exons ATGTCGACCGCTATGAACTTTAGCAGTAAGTCTTTTCGGCCCCGTGCTCCAGACAAAGGATCCTTCCCTCTGGATCATTTCG GAGAGTGTAAAGCATTCAAAGAGAAAttcatgaagtgcttgaaagaCAACCGCTATGATAACTCCATGTGTCGACTACAGTCCAAAGACTACCTTGAGTGCCGGATGGATAA TCAGCTGATGGCCAAGGAACCTCTGGAGAAGCTAGGGTTCAAAGACCTGATGGACAAACCCAGCCCGGAGAACAAGGAGGCTAAACCCTAA
- the LOC111967705 gene encoding arf-GAP with dual PH domain-containing protein 1 isoform X4, with the protein MESERNKRLLQDVLARPGNDVCADCGNAEPDWASVTLGVFVCQACSLLHRGIPHISRVKSVQQETWDASEVELMAAMGNEPAKAKYEQKVPAFYYRPKHTDCKLLREQWIRARYERNEFEFIEKQEPYSAGYREGFLWKRGRDNGQFLSRKFILSEREGALKYFNKQDARDPKAVMKIETLNATFQPAKIGNPYGLQITYLRDNSTRNIFVYHSDSKEMVDWFNAIRAARFHYLQVAFPGASDEELVPKLTRSFMKEGFMEKTGPKHTEGFKKRWFTMDDRRLMYFKDPLDAYARGEVFIGSKENSYTVLPGLPTSTQGYHWNHGITIVTPDRKFLFACETEAEQRDWIAAFQRVINRPMRPQEYAVEAHFKHKP; encoded by the exons ATGGAGTCGGAGAGGAATAAACGTCTCTTGCAAGATGTCCTGGCCAGACCTGGAAACGATGTATGTGCAGACTGCGGCAATGCAG agCCAGACTGGGCTTCAGTGActctgggtgtgtttgtgtgccaagCCTGTTCCCTCCTCCACAGAGGCATCCCCCACATCAGCAGGGTCAAGTCTGTCCAGCAGGAGACATGGGACGCCTCAGAGGTCGAG CTAATGGCTGCCATGGGTAATGAACCAGCCAAAGCCAAGTATGAACAGAAGGTTCCAGCATTCTACTACAGACCCAAACACACAGACTGCAA GCTACTGCGGGAGCAGTGGATCCGAGCCAGGTACGAGAGGAACGAGTTTGAGTTCATCGAGAAACAGGAGCCATACTCTGCAG GGTACAGAGAGGGGTTTCTATGGAAACGCGGGCGAGACAACGGCCAGTTCCTCAGCCGGAAATTCATCCTGTCAGAACGAGAGGGGGCGCTCAAGTATTTCAACAAGCAGGAC GCGCGGGACCCCAAGGCGGTGATGAAGATCGAGACTCTCAATGCCACGTTCCAGCCGGCTAAGATAGGCAACCCCTACGGGCTGCAGATTACTTACCTGAGAGACAACAGCACCAGGAACATCTTCGTCTACCACAGTGACTCTAAG GAAATGGTGGACTGGTTCAACGCTATCAGAGCTGCCAGGTTCCATTACCTTCAGGTGGCCTTCCCTGGAGCCAGTGATGAGGAG CTGGTGCCCAAACTTACACGTAGCTTCATGAAAGAGGGCTTCATGGAGAAGACAGGCCCAAAGCACACAGAAGGCTTTAAGAAAAGGTGGTTCACCATGGACGACAGGAGACTCATGTACTTCAAAGATCCTCTG gaTGCCTATGCAAGGGGAGAGGTGTTCATCGGCAGTAAAGAGAACAGCTACACCGTGCTCCCAGGCCTTCCCACCTCAACACAGGGCTACCACTGGAACCATGGCATCACCATAGTAACACCAGACAGGAAGTTCCTGTTTGCCTGCGAGACGGAGGCGGAGCAGAGGGACTGGATCGCTGCCTTCCAGAGGGTCATCAACAGACCCATGAGACCACAAGAGTACGCAG
- the LOC111967705 gene encoding arf-GAP with dual PH domain-containing protein 1 isoform X3, with translation MESERNKRLLQDVLARPGNDVCADCGNAEPDWASVTLGVFVCQACSLLHRGIPHISRVKSVQQETWDASEVELMAAMGNEPAKAKYEQKVPAFYYRPKHTDCKLLREQWIRARYERNEFEFIEKQEPYSAGYREGFLWKRGRDNGQFLSRKFILSEREGALKYFNKQDFVYLPQARDPKAVMKIETLNATFQPAKIGNPYGLQITYLRDNSTRNIFVYHSDSKEMVDWFNAIRAARFHYLQVAFPGASDEELVPKLTRSFMKEGFMEKTGPKHTEGFKKRWFTMDDRRLMYFKDPLDAYARGEVFIGSKENSYTVLPGLPTSTQGYHWNHGITIVTPDRKFLFACETEAEQRDWIAAFQRVINRPMRPQEYAVEAHFKHKP, from the exons ATGGAGTCGGAGAGGAATAAACGTCTCTTGCAAGATGTCCTGGCCAGACCTGGAAACGATGTATGTGCAGACTGCGGCAATGCAG agCCAGACTGGGCTTCAGTGActctgggtgtgtttgtgtgccaagCCTGTTCCCTCCTCCACAGAGGCATCCCCCACATCAGCAGGGTCAAGTCTGTCCAGCAGGAGACATGGGACGCCTCAGAGGTCGAG CTAATGGCTGCCATGGGTAATGAACCAGCCAAAGCCAAGTATGAACAGAAGGTTCCAGCATTCTACTACAGACCCAAACACACAGACTGCAA GCTACTGCGGGAGCAGTGGATCCGAGCCAGGTACGAGAGGAACGAGTTTGAGTTCATCGAGAAACAGGAGCCATACTCTGCAG GGTACAGAGAGGGGTTTCTATGGAAACGCGGGCGAGACAACGGCCAGTTCCTCAGCCGGAAATTCATCCTGTCAGAACGAGAGGGGGCGCTCAAGTATTTCAACAAGCAGGAC TTTGTGTATCTCCCCCAGGCGCGGGACCCCAAGGCGGTGATGAAGATCGAGACTCTCAATGCCACGTTCCAGCCGGCTAAGATAGGCAACCCCTACGGGCTGCAGATTACTTACCTGAGAGACAACAGCACCAGGAACATCTTCGTCTACCACAGTGACTCTAAG GAAATGGTGGACTGGTTCAACGCTATCAGAGCTGCCAGGTTCCATTACCTTCAGGTGGCCTTCCCTGGAGCCAGTGATGAGGAG CTGGTGCCCAAACTTACACGTAGCTTCATGAAAGAGGGCTTCATGGAGAAGACAGGCCCAAAGCACACAGAAGGCTTTAAGAAAAGGTGGTTCACCATGGACGACAGGAGACTCATGTACTTCAAAGATCCTCTG gaTGCCTATGCAAGGGGAGAGGTGTTCATCGGCAGTAAAGAGAACAGCTACACCGTGCTCCCAGGCCTTCCCACCTCAACACAGGGCTACCACTGGAACCATGGCATCACCATAGTAACACCAGACAGGAAGTTCCTGTTTGCCTGCGAGACGGAGGCGGAGCAGAGGGACTGGATCGCTGCCTTCCAGAGGGTCATCAACAGACCCATGAGACCACAAGAGTACGCAG
- the LOC111967705 gene encoding arf-GAP with dual PH domain-containing protein 1 isoform X1, with amino-acid sequence MFWESELNAPLLWCLVETESCSTPRTRLPTTALGSCGERTAVQEPDWASVTLGVFVCQACSLLHRGIPHISRVKSVQQETWDASEVELMAAMGNEPAKAKYEQKVPAFYYRPKHTDCKLLREQWIRARYERNEFEFIEKQEPYSAGYREGFLWKRGRDNGQFLSRKFILSEREGALKYFNKQDFVYLPQARDPKAVMKIETLNATFQPAKIGNPYGLQITYLRDNSTRNIFVYHSDSKEMVDWFNAIRAARFHYLQVAFPGASDEELVPKLTRSFMKEGFMEKTGPKHTEGFKKRWFTMDDRRLMYFKDPLDAYARGEVFIGSKENSYTVLPGLPTSTQGYHWNHGITIVTPDRKFLFACETEAEQRDWIAAFQRVINRPMRPQEYAVEAHFKHKP; translated from the exons ATGTTTTGGGAAAGTGAACTGAACGCACCCCTGCTGTGGTGCCTAGTTGAAACAGAATCCTGCAGTACTCCTAGAACCAGGTTGCCTACCACTGCTCTAGGATCCTGTGGTGAAAGGACTGCTGTGCAAG agCCAGACTGGGCTTCAGTGActctgggtgtgtttgtgtgccaagCCTGTTCCCTCCTCCACAGAGGCATCCCCCACATCAGCAGGGTCAAGTCTGTCCAGCAGGAGACATGGGACGCCTCAGAGGTCGAG CTAATGGCTGCCATGGGTAATGAACCAGCCAAAGCCAAGTATGAACAGAAGGTTCCAGCATTCTACTACAGACCCAAACACACAGACTGCAA GCTACTGCGGGAGCAGTGGATCCGAGCCAGGTACGAGAGGAACGAGTTTGAGTTCATCGAGAAACAGGAGCCATACTCTGCAG GGTACAGAGAGGGGTTTCTATGGAAACGCGGGCGAGACAACGGCCAGTTCCTCAGCCGGAAATTCATCCTGTCAGAACGAGAGGGGGCGCTCAAGTATTTCAACAAGCAGGAC TTTGTGTATCTCCCCCAGGCGCGGGACCCCAAGGCGGTGATGAAGATCGAGACTCTCAATGCCACGTTCCAGCCGGCTAAGATAGGCAACCCCTACGGGCTGCAGATTACTTACCTGAGAGACAACAGCACCAGGAACATCTTCGTCTACCACAGTGACTCTAAG GAAATGGTGGACTGGTTCAACGCTATCAGAGCTGCCAGGTTCCATTACCTTCAGGTGGCCTTCCCTGGAGCCAGTGATGAGGAG CTGGTGCCCAAACTTACACGTAGCTTCATGAAAGAGGGCTTCATGGAGAAGACAGGCCCAAAGCACACAGAAGGCTTTAAGAAAAGGTGGTTCACCATGGACGACAGGAGACTCATGTACTTCAAAGATCCTCTG gaTGCCTATGCAAGGGGAGAGGTGTTCATCGGCAGTAAAGAGAACAGCTACACCGTGCTCCCAGGCCTTCCCACCTCAACACAGGGCTACCACTGGAACCATGGCATCACCATAGTAACACCAGACAGGAAGTTCCTGTTTGCCTGCGAGACGGAGGCGGAGCAGAGGGACTGGATCGCTGCCTTCCAGAGGGTCATCAACAGACCCATGAGACCACAAGAGTACGCAG
- the LOC111967705 gene encoding arf-GAP with dual PH domain-containing protein 1 isoform X2: protein MFWESELNAPLLWCLVETESCSTPRTRLPTTALGSCGERTAVQEPDWASVTLGVFVCQACSLLHRGIPHISRVKSVQQETWDASEVELMAAMGNEPAKAKYEQKVPAFYYRPKHTDCKLLREQWIRARYERNEFEFIEKQEPYSAGYREGFLWKRGRDNGQFLSRKFILSEREGALKYFNKQDARDPKAVMKIETLNATFQPAKIGNPYGLQITYLRDNSTRNIFVYHSDSKEMVDWFNAIRAARFHYLQVAFPGASDEELVPKLTRSFMKEGFMEKTGPKHTEGFKKRWFTMDDRRLMYFKDPLDAYARGEVFIGSKENSYTVLPGLPTSTQGYHWNHGITIVTPDRKFLFACETEAEQRDWIAAFQRVINRPMRPQEYAVEAHFKHKP from the exons ATGTTTTGGGAAAGTGAACTGAACGCACCCCTGCTGTGGTGCCTAGTTGAAACAGAATCCTGCAGTACTCCTAGAACCAGGTTGCCTACCACTGCTCTAGGATCCTGTGGTGAAAGGACTGCTGTGCAAG agCCAGACTGGGCTTCAGTGActctgggtgtgtttgtgtgccaagCCTGTTCCCTCCTCCACAGAGGCATCCCCCACATCAGCAGGGTCAAGTCTGTCCAGCAGGAGACATGGGACGCCTCAGAGGTCGAG CTAATGGCTGCCATGGGTAATGAACCAGCCAAAGCCAAGTATGAACAGAAGGTTCCAGCATTCTACTACAGACCCAAACACACAGACTGCAA GCTACTGCGGGAGCAGTGGATCCGAGCCAGGTACGAGAGGAACGAGTTTGAGTTCATCGAGAAACAGGAGCCATACTCTGCAG GGTACAGAGAGGGGTTTCTATGGAAACGCGGGCGAGACAACGGCCAGTTCCTCAGCCGGAAATTCATCCTGTCAGAACGAGAGGGGGCGCTCAAGTATTTCAACAAGCAGGAC GCGCGGGACCCCAAGGCGGTGATGAAGATCGAGACTCTCAATGCCACGTTCCAGCCGGCTAAGATAGGCAACCCCTACGGGCTGCAGATTACTTACCTGAGAGACAACAGCACCAGGAACATCTTCGTCTACCACAGTGACTCTAAG GAAATGGTGGACTGGTTCAACGCTATCAGAGCTGCCAGGTTCCATTACCTTCAGGTGGCCTTCCCTGGAGCCAGTGATGAGGAG CTGGTGCCCAAACTTACACGTAGCTTCATGAAAGAGGGCTTCATGGAGAAGACAGGCCCAAAGCACACAGAAGGCTTTAAGAAAAGGTGGTTCACCATGGACGACAGGAGACTCATGTACTTCAAAGATCCTCTG gaTGCCTATGCAAGGGGAGAGGTGTTCATCGGCAGTAAAGAGAACAGCTACACCGTGCTCCCAGGCCTTCCCACCTCAACACAGGGCTACCACTGGAACCATGGCATCACCATAGTAACACCAGACAGGAAGTTCCTGTTTGCCTGCGAGACGGAGGCGGAGCAGAGGGACTGGATCGCTGCCTTCCAGAGGGTCATCAACAGACCCATGAGACCACAAGAGTACGCAG